The Raphanus sativus cultivar WK10039 chromosome 2, ASM80110v3, whole genome shotgun sequence genome includes a region encoding these proteins:
- the LOC108840140 gene encoding uncharacterized protein LOC108840140, with product MLPFTNYYISNSSMSENNVNNSKRRKKKRSMMVYGGGGGDNLAVVKAAAWAWYQRKEGKPIMREFEITRAPRTPRPSRYKIEATKNMILSDNKVLAENRVSKSSLWYTNFHYQEDQETQYSRLLDTYEIKNISKRLHSDDPSLSVSLSSAFMLSDDNHNHDCGCDDHGMLKRTGYDKNTTSSGKTDNKISVKKVSKRSLWKGLIVMGPVSTVCGRSDDVDLRASKASRRTVKVAAAAEALLRSAASGKTQTRSR from the coding sequence ATGCTCCCATTCACCAACTACTACAtttctaactcatccatgtccGAGAACAATGTTAACAACagcaagaggaggaagaagaaacgtTCGATGATGGTTTAtggaggcggaggaggagatAATTTGGCGGTGGTGAAGGCGGCGGCGTGGGCTTGGTATCAAAGGAAGGAAGGCAAACCGATTATGAGAGAGTTTGAGATAACAAGAGCACCGAGAACACCTCGACCTTCGCGGTACAAGATTGAAGCTACAAAGAACATGATCCTCTCCGACAACAAGGTTTTAGCCGAGAATAGGGTTTCTAAGTCTTCTCTTTGGTACACAAATTTCCATTATCAAGAGGATCAAGAAACTCAATACTCTCGTCTACTTGACACTTACGAGATCAAGAACATCTCAAAAAGGCTTCATTCTGATGATCCTAGTTTATCCGTGAGTTTGAGCAGTGCTTTCATGTTGAGTGACGATAATCATAATCATGATTGTGGTTGTGATGATCATGGTATGTTAAAGAGAACTGGCTATGATAAGAATACTACTAGTAGTGGAAAAACTGATAACAAGATTTCCGTGAAAAAAGTGAGCAAAAGAAGTTTGTGGAAGGGACTGATTGTTATGGGTCCAGTGTCTACGGTTTGTGGAAGAAGCGATGATGTGGATTTACGGGCTTCTAAAGCTAGCCGGAGAACAGTCAAGGTTGCGGCTGCGGCCGAGGCTCTCCTCAGGTCGGCAGCAAGTGGCAAGACTCAGACCCGTAGTCGCTAA